A single region of the Candidatus Protochlamydia amoebophila UWE25 genome encodes:
- a CDS encoding ribonucleoside-diphosphate reductase small subunit yields the protein MQVTEPILRENKDRFVLFPINHAEIWQMYKKAEASFWTAEEIDLTSDLLDWDRKLNNDEKYFIKHILAFFAASDGIVNENLAVNFMSEVQYPEARCFYGFQIMMENIHSEAYSLLIDTYIKDPTDKNRLFKALETIPCISNKADWALRWISQGSFSERLVAFAAVEGIFFSGSFCSIFWLKKRGLMPGLSFANELISRDEGLHCDFACLLYSQLNNKLPLETLQAIISHAVAIEKEFVQDALPVRLIGMNATLMCQYIEFVADRLLVALGSPKLYNVDNPFDFMDLISMPGKTNFFERRVSEYQKSGVMSTKENHVFTIHEDF from the coding sequence ATGCAGGTGACTGAACCTATATTGCGAGAAAATAAAGATCGTTTTGTTCTTTTCCCTATTAATCATGCCGAAATTTGGCAAATGTACAAAAAAGCAGAAGCGAGTTTTTGGACAGCAGAAGAAATTGATTTAACTTCTGATCTTTTAGATTGGGACCGTAAGCTTAACAACGATGAAAAATATTTCATCAAACACATACTAGCATTTTTTGCAGCCAGTGATGGAATTGTCAATGAAAATTTAGCCGTTAATTTCATGAGTGAGGTGCAATATCCGGAAGCGCGTTGTTTTTATGGTTTTCAAATTATGATGGAAAATATTCATTCAGAGGCATATTCGTTGCTAATTGATACTTATATTAAAGATCCTACTGATAAAAATCGACTCTTCAAAGCTTTAGAAACAATCCCATGCATCTCAAATAAGGCTGATTGGGCATTGAGATGGATTTCGCAAGGGAGTTTTAGTGAGCGTCTAGTCGCTTTCGCTGCTGTGGAAGGAATCTTTTTTTCGGGGAGTTTTTGTTCTATTTTTTGGCTTAAAAAACGAGGGTTAATGCCTGGATTAAGTTTTGCTAATGAACTAATTTCAAGAGATGAGGGGCTTCATTGTGATTTTGCTTGCCTGCTTTATTCTCAGCTTAACAATAAACTTCCTTTAGAAACGCTTCAGGCTATTATTTCGCATGCGGTGGCTATTGAAAAGGAATTTGTACAAGATGCACTTCCCGTTCGCTTAATTGGAATGAATGCCACTCTCATGTGTCAATATATTGAATTTGTTGCTGACCGTCTTCTGGTTGCACTTGGATCTCCTAAGTTGTACAACGTTGACAATCCATTTGATTTTATGGATCTGATTTCCATGCCGGGGAAAACAAATTTTTTCGAAAGGCGGGTATCAGAATATCAAAAATCAGGAGTGATGTCAACGAAAGAAAATCATGTATTTACCATTCACGAAGATTTTTAA
- a CDS encoding outer membrane beta-barrel protein has protein sequence MEYYVGAAIGYKLSDFRFELDSSFQSFLEKKTNHTYVVRGGKRFKEIISLITNVYYDFDVDFPLKPYIGRGLGYYQSRGHTQWQRLDMFLSSRLRFKNKGLVWQAIAGLKYSLCRNTELGIEYRLLQQERYPVLQRIGLTLTRYF, from the coding sequence ATGGAGTACTATGTTGGGGCAGCAATTGGCTATAAACTGTCCGATTTCCGTTTTGAATTAGATTCATCCTTTCAAAGTTTTCTTGAAAAGAAAACAAACCATACTTATGTGGTGCGTGGAGGAAAAAGATTTAAAGAGATCATATCACTCATCACTAATGTGTATTATGATTTTGATGTTGACTTTCCTCTCAAGCCATATATAGGAAGAGGATTAGGTTATTATCAATCTAGAGGCCATACGCAATGGCAAAGATTAGATATGTTCTTATCTTCGCGACTACGTTTTAAAAATAAAGGATTAGTATGGCAAGCAATCGCTGGATTAAAATATTCCCTTTGCCGAAATACCGAGCTCGGTATTGAATACCGATTATTACAGCAAGAAAGATACCCTGTATTACAAAGAATTGGTTTAACTTTAACACGTTATTTTTAA
- a CDS encoding ribonucleoside-diphosphate reductase subunit alpha encodes MFVTKRDGRKQEVKFDKITARILKLCYGLDSVHIDPVLIAMKVIEGLFDGVTTSELDNLAAEVAASLTVKHPDYALLASRIAISNLQKNTNKSFARTIGELYHYIDPKTGKKASLIAEDVYKIVQNHAEILDATMIYDRDFGYDYFGFKTLERSYLLKINGKVIERPQHLLMRVSIGIHKNDISAAIETYHWMSERWFTHATPTLFNAGTPYPQMSSCFLMQVKEDSIEGIFDTLKACAKISQAAGGIGLSIHNIRATGSYIRGTGGISNGIIPMLRVYNDTARYIDQGGGKRKGSFAIYLEPWHADIYAFLDLRKNHGKEELRARDLFTALWIPDLFMKRVEEDGVWSLFCPNEAPNLHECWGEEFEHLYCLYEQEGKAREVIKAQDLWFKILESQIETGNPYMLFKDACNYKSNQKHLGTIKLSNLCTEIIEYTSPHEAAVCNLASIALPRFIINGHFDHQKLFEVTQVITRNLDKIIDENSYPIVEAQTSNLLHRPIGIGVQGLADAFILLRMPFDSKEARALNQAIFETIYFGALTASKDLAKKKGRYPSYEGSPISKGILQYEMWNVKPSSNWDWEALKTEIAVHGIRNSLLVALMPTASTSQILGNNECFEPYTSNLYTRRVLSGEFIVVNKHLMRDLVKRELWNEEMKQRILAANGSIQGIEEIPSEIKELYKTVWEIKQKALIDMAADRGPFICQSQSLNLFVESPTFAKLSSMHFYAWKKGLKTGMYYLRIKAAAEAIKFTVNQNYEQPQQEIACSLDCLSCSG; translated from the coding sequence ATGTTTGTTACTAAACGAGACGGACGTAAACAAGAAGTTAAATTTGATAAAATTACAGCTCGCATTCTCAAGCTTTGCTATGGGCTAGATTCAGTGCATATCGATCCAGTTTTGATTGCTATGAAAGTGATAGAAGGGTTATTTGATGGAGTTACAACAAGTGAATTAGACAATTTAGCTGCCGAAGTGGCAGCTTCATTAACTGTAAAGCATCCTGACTATGCTTTACTCGCTTCACGGATTGCTATTTCCAATTTACAAAAGAACACTAATAAATCATTTGCACGTACGATCGGTGAACTTTACCATTATATCGATCCTAAAACAGGGAAAAAAGCCTCTTTAATTGCTGAGGATGTATACAAAATCGTGCAAAATCATGCCGAAATTTTAGATGCAACAATGATTTATGATCGTGATTTTGGTTACGACTATTTTGGTTTTAAGACGCTAGAGCGTTCTTATTTATTGAAAATTAATGGGAAAGTCATCGAAAGGCCTCAACATCTGCTCATGAGAGTATCCATTGGAATTCATAAAAATGATATTTCTGCAGCCATTGAAACCTATCATTGGATGAGTGAGCGTTGGTTTACCCATGCTACACCTACTTTATTTAATGCCGGAACACCTTATCCACAAATGTCTTCTTGTTTTTTGATGCAAGTAAAAGAAGATAGTATCGAAGGAATTTTTGACACGCTGAAAGCATGTGCAAAAATTTCTCAAGCTGCAGGAGGAATCGGTTTAAGTATTCATAATATCCGTGCGACAGGTTCTTATATTCGAGGAACGGGAGGAATTTCTAATGGAATTATTCCTATGCTCCGCGTATATAATGATACGGCGCGCTATATTGATCAAGGAGGAGGAAAACGGAAAGGATCGTTTGCCATTTATCTTGAACCTTGGCATGCCGATATCTACGCTTTTTTAGATTTAAGAAAGAATCACGGAAAAGAAGAATTACGAGCACGCGATCTTTTTACAGCTCTTTGGATTCCAGACCTTTTTATGAAGCGGGTGGAAGAAGATGGCGTTTGGTCGCTTTTTTGTCCTAATGAAGCACCCAATCTTCATGAATGTTGGGGAGAAGAATTTGAACATCTTTATTGTCTTTATGAACAAGAAGGAAAAGCTCGAGAGGTAATTAAAGCACAAGATTTATGGTTTAAAATTTTGGAATCTCAAATTGAAACAGGAAACCCTTACATGCTTTTTAAGGATGCCTGTAATTATAAATCTAATCAAAAGCATTTAGGAACAATTAAGTTAAGTAATTTGTGTACAGAAATTATAGAGTACACTTCACCCCATGAAGCGGCTGTTTGTAATTTAGCCTCCATTGCTTTACCACGGTTCATTATTAACGGGCATTTTGATCATCAAAAACTTTTTGAGGTTACGCAAGTGATCACAAGAAATTTAGATAAAATTATTGATGAAAATAGTTATCCTATTGTGGAAGCGCAAACTTCAAACTTGCTTCATAGACCGATAGGGATTGGAGTACAAGGGCTTGCAGATGCTTTCATCTTGCTGAGGATGCCTTTTGATTCAAAAGAAGCGCGAGCGTTAAATCAAGCCATTTTTGAAACTATTTACTTTGGAGCTTTGACAGCCTCTAAAGATTTAGCTAAAAAAAAAGGAAGATATCCTAGCTATGAAGGGTCACCGATTTCTAAGGGAATTTTACAATATGAAATGTGGAATGTCAAACCTAGCTCAAATTGGGATTGGGAAGCATTAAAAACTGAAATAGCTGTCCACGGAATACGCAATTCTTTACTTGTGGCGCTCATGCCGACTGCCTCGACTTCACAAATTTTAGGAAATAATGAGTGTTTTGAGCCTTATACCTCAAACTTATATACACGGCGTGTTTTATCGGGAGAATTTATTGTTGTGAACAAGCATTTGATGCGGGATCTTGTGAAAAGAGAGTTGTGGAACGAAGAGATGAAACAACGTATTTTAGCTGCTAACGGGTCTATTCAAGGGATCGAAGAAATTCCATCTGAAATCAAAGAGCTATACAAAACTGTTTGGGAAATTAAGCAAAAAGCTTTGATAGATATGGCTGCTGATAGAGGACCTTTTATTTGCCAGTCTCAATCGTTAAACTTATTTGTCGAAAGCCCAACTTTTGCAAAGCTCTCTTCTATGCATTTTTATGCCTGGAAAAAAGGATTAAAAACAGGCATGTATTATTTGAGAATTAAAGCTGCTGCAGAAGCGATAAAATTTACCGTTAATCAAAACTATGAGCAGCCGCAACAAGAAATTGCTTGTTCTTTGGATTGCCTCAGCTGTAGTGGCTAA
- a CDS encoding F-box protein, protein MQISLKSPMEVLPEETKVAIFNHLKSPKDLAMASLVSKAWQQLAEDSSLWKAQFCRQWKKLTFSTRPTLNSNWKKIYKKKHQILKEVKRNKPTLCEDRCKHDTYQLPGFAATETVKLKVEKKVAFIQVTSGTAQVYSLEEKGCQLVFDNLKDENSRLIHYLEGHMIQVTQEGSLYRWPLKEPFPSQPLSRVGNFEEAHVDQELLILVLPQRKQFAIFNIENGLKYYESPFFRSSIRSLDCRDNQILIQCEDGKLYFIKAIRKENASQNLEPILLEGLFLDPLSKELVQFDEKRVIILGKDAVKRLCTVWNVTSGEKIFEGSLERGSKFSRNSKAKCITASAYNGEKLAVGFDLGDVTFYEPTTGKRITTHSFGISPVQFLSFDRDQEHCWVATNPYYIIECLNIKDKPETVGAFCSIKQKKKLEDREAEALECNLIGIYADERRLACCDKEGGLDVWDFAKASLPHSHP, encoded by the coding sequence ATGCAAATTTCTTTAAAATCCCCTATGGAAGTTTTGCCTGAAGAAACAAAAGTTGCCATTTTTAATCATCTTAAGAGCCCAAAAGACCTCGCCATGGCTTCTTTAGTCAGCAAAGCATGGCAACAGCTAGCAGAGGATTCCTCTTTATGGAAAGCCCAGTTTTGTCGCCAATGGAAAAAGTTGACATTCTCGACCCGCCCGACCTTAAATTCAAACTGGAAGAAAATTTATAAAAAAAAGCATCAAATTCTAAAAGAAGTCAAACGTAACAAACCCACATTATGTGAAGATCGTTGTAAGCATGACACCTACCAATTACCTGGCTTTGCAGCAACGGAAACTGTTAAATTAAAGGTAGAAAAAAAAGTAGCTTTCATCCAAGTCACTTCTGGAACTGCTCAAGTCTATTCTCTTGAGGAAAAGGGCTGTCAATTAGTTTTTGATAACCTAAAAGACGAAAACTCTCGTTTGATCCACTATCTAGAAGGGCATATGATCCAAGTTACCCAAGAAGGTTCCCTCTATCGCTGGCCACTCAAAGAACCTTTTCCTTCGCAACCCTTAAGCAGGGTGGGAAATTTTGAAGAAGCCCATGTTGACCAAGAGTTGCTTATTTTAGTGTTGCCTCAGCGCAAGCAATTTGCCATTTTTAATATAGAAAATGGCTTAAAATATTACGAATCTCCCTTTTTCCGCTCTTCCATCCGCTCGCTCGATTGCCGCGATAACCAAATTTTGATTCAATGTGAAGATGGCAAGCTTTATTTTATCAAAGCTATTCGAAAAGAGAATGCCTCCCAAAATCTGGAACCGATCCTTTTGGAGGGGCTCTTTTTAGATCCTCTTTCCAAAGAGCTGGTGCAATTTGATGAAAAGCGTGTCATTATTTTGGGGAAGGATGCGGTGAAACGCCTCTGTACGGTTTGGAATGTTACTAGCGGAGAAAAAATCTTTGAGGGGTCTCTTGAGAGAGGATCAAAATTTAGTCGCAACTCCAAAGCTAAATGTATTACTGCTTCAGCCTATAATGGCGAAAAACTCGCCGTGGGATTTGATTTAGGGGATGTCACTTTTTATGAACCTACTACTGGAAAAAGGATTACAACGCACTCCTTTGGTATATCTCCTGTCCAGTTTCTTAGCTTCGACCGCGATCAGGAACATTGCTGGGTGGCCACTAATCCCTACTATATAATCGAATGCCTAAATATCAAAGATAAGCCTGAAACAGTGGGAGCTTTTTGCTCTATTAAACAAAAAAAGAAATTGGAAGATAGAGAAGCAGAAGCATTAGAGTGTAATTTAATAGGTATTTATGCAGATGAGCGCCGTTTGGCTTGCTGCGATAAAGAAGGGGGGTTAGATGTTTGGGACTTTGCTAAGGCTTCACTCCCCCATTCACATCCTTAA